The Streptococcaceae bacterium ESL0729 genome has a segment encoding these proteins:
- a CDS encoding peptidase — protein sequence MNKIIDEIKNFIPSVRVNDRDLNIDFYRQILGLKNLYEENSIAVFGGYANKSEKLILEESPKTRTRAVSDGVKKLKRLVIKADPCEISELIKLNSNKISKIFAGDKGYAFEAISPEDDLVLIHGEDNLASLKEVSLQAEDFGRVSPDFKGLSDFEISEIDLNVPNLAEAMAFYGSIFGICSEENRIVLPFVTLNFFEAKGKDLQAEFDQTWDLEIFEFKVPTDFDLKEASKRFEEMGYDCHVNKQERILTMTDKSGIENWFMKNKVKA from the coding sequence ATGAATAAGATAATAGATGAAATTAAGAATTTTATCCCAAGTGTGCGGGTAAATGATCGTGACTTAAATATTGACTTCTACCGTCAAATTTTGGGTCTAAAGAATCTTTATGAAGAAAATTCCATTGCTGTGTTCGGTGGATATGCTAATAAGAGCGAAAAATTAATCCTTGAAGAATCACCAAAAACACGGACAAGGGCAGTTTCAGATGGCGTAAAAAAATTAAAGAGATTAGTAATCAAGGCAGATCCTTGTGAAATTTCAGAACTTATAAAATTAAATTCCAATAAAATCTCAAAAATTTTTGCTGGTGACAAGGGTTATGCCTTTGAAGCTATTTCACCTGAAGATGACCTTGTTTTAATCCACGGGGAAGATAACCTAGCAAGCCTAAAGGAAGTTAGCTTGCAGGCTGAGGACTTTGGTAGGGTAAGCCCTGATTTTAAGGGACTTTCTGATTTTGAAATCAGTGAGATTGATTTGAATGTTCCAAACCTAGCTGAGGCTATGGCTTTTTATGGTAGCATCTTTGGAATTTGTAGTGAGGAAAATAGGATTGTTCTTCCTTTTGTAACCCTTAATTTCTTTGAAGCTAAAGGCAAGGACTTGCAGGCTGAATTTGATCAAACATGGGATTTAGAAATATTTGAATTCAAGGTCCCAACTGACTTTGATTTGAAGGAAGCTAGCAAGCGTTTTGAAGAGATGGGCTATGATTGCCACGTCAACAAGCAAGAAAGAATCCTTACCATGACTGACAAATCAGGGATTGAAAACTGGTTCATGAAGAACAAGGTAAAGGCCTAG
- a CDS encoding aquaporin family protein: protein MDVTWTVKYITEFIGTALLIILGNGAVANVDLKGTKGFASGWMTIAWGYGMGVMIPALMFGNVSGNHINPAFTLGLAVSGFFPWAHVLPYIVAQVFGAMFGQLVLVSVYRPYFLKTENSNHVLGTFSTIDNLDNGTVESRRPALINGFLNEFVGSFVLFFGAMGLTKNFFGAEVTKSVTNLIESQGQKLSEMSIDQQVQSGIATILGGGHGSVAVAHMGLGFLVMALVAALGGPTGPGLNPARDFGPRLVHFLLPKSILGEAKADSKWWYAWAPVVAPILASIAAVALFKILYI from the coding sequence ATGGATGTAACATGGACAGTCAAGTACATCACTGAGTTCATTGGTACCGCTTTACTTATCATCTTAGGTAATGGAGCTGTAGCTAACGTGGACCTTAAAGGTACTAAAGGTTTTGCTTCAGGTTGGATGACTATCGCTTGGGGATATGGTATGGGTGTAATGATTCCAGCACTTATGTTTGGGAACGTTTCAGGTAACCACATTAACCCAGCTTTCACACTTGGTTTAGCAGTATCTGGCTTCTTCCCATGGGCACACGTTTTACCATATATCGTAGCTCAAGTTTTTGGAGCAATGTTTGGACAACTTGTACTAGTTTCAGTATACCGTCCTTACTTCCTTAAGACTGAAAACTCAAACCACGTTCTAGGAACTTTCTCAACTATTGACAACCTAGACAACGGTACAGTTGAATCTCGTCGTCCAGCACTTATCAACGGTTTCCTAAATGAGTTTGTTGGATCATTTGTTCTTTTCTTTGGAGCAATGGGTCTTACTAAAAACTTCTTTGGAGCTGAGGTTACTAAATCAGTAACTAACCTAATCGAAAGCCAAGGTCAAAAATTAAGTGAGATGAGCATTGACCAACAAGTACAATCAGGTATCGCAACTATCTTAGGTGGCGGACATGGTTCTGTAGCAGTAGCTCACATGGGACTTGGATTCCTAGTTATGGCACTTGTTGCAGCTCTTGGAGGACCTACTGGACCTGGACTTAACCCAGCACGTGACTTCGGACCTCGTTTGGTTCACTTCCTACTACCAAAATCAATCCTTGGTGAAGCTAAGGCTGATAGCAAATGGTGGTATGCATGGGCTCCAGTTGTAGCACCAATCCTTGCAAGTATTGCAGCAGTAGCACTATTCAAAATTCTATACATCTAA
- a CDS encoding serine hydrolase: MKESIKLIKEYMASGVFPGASFATIDRGEVHRYYLGHQQFFPYPKLTRKNLLYDLASVSKVLGVGTLIIRDYLAGSLNIDRPLKFYYPDFHEESLTVREFLTHTTGVDPFIKNRNQLDAEELKEAMNKIRLTGDKSFKYTDVNFLLLGFMLEEIYGARLADLITSQVFEKFSMPTATFFPADENQIVITDKDTPRGLVHDPKARLLRGHAGSAGIFASLLDLEAFCKNYFYNQEYFSNQAKSLDKNFALNSANRSLAWDLLGDWLIHTGYTGTFILLNLKEEKAIIFLSNRVHEKDERSQWIKDRNLLIDLMIREFS; this comes from the coding sequence ATGAAGGAATCTATTAAATTAATTAAAGAATATATGGCGTCTGGCGTTTTTCCAGGCGCTTCTTTTGCAACTATAGATAGGGGAGAGGTCCACAGGTACTACTTGGGACACCAGCAATTTTTTCCTTATCCCAAGCTGACCAGAAAGAACCTTCTTTATGACCTAGCAAGCGTTAGTAAGGTTTTAGGAGTAGGTACCCTGATTATTAGAGATTATCTGGCAGGCTCTTTGAATATTGACAGGCCCTTAAAATTCTATTATCCAGACTTTCATGAGGAAAGTCTTACGGTTAGAGAATTTTTGACCCACACAACAGGAGTCGACCCCTTCATTAAGAATCGGAATCAGCTGGATGCAGAAGAGCTTAAAGAGGCCATGAATAAAATCAGGCTTACAGGGGATAAAAGCTTCAAGTATACCGATGTAAATTTCCTCCTTCTTGGTTTCATGCTTGAAGAAATTTATGGTGCTAGGTTGGCTGACTTAATTACTAGTCAGGTCTTTGAAAAGTTTTCCATGCCCACTGCAACTTTTTTCCCAGCTGATGAAAATCAGATAGTAATTACTGATAAGGATACACCAAGAGGGCTTGTCCATGACCCCAAGGCCAGGCTTTTAAGGGGTCACGCAGGAAGTGCTGGTATCTTTGCAAGTCTTCTTGATTTAGAAGCATTCTGTAAAAATTACTTCTATAACCAGGAATATTTTTCAAATCAGGCTAAAAGTTTGGATAAAAATTTTGCCCTAAATTCAGCCAACCGTAGTTTGGCTTGGGATTTACTGGGTGATTGGCTGATTCATACAGGCTATACGGGAACCTTTATCCTGCTCAATCTTAAAGAAGAGAAGGCCATTATTTTTTTAAGTAACCGAGTTCATGAAAAAGATGAAAGAAGTCAATGGATTAAGGACCGTAATCTTTTGATTGACCTCATGATTAGGGAGTTTTCATGA
- a CDS encoding type II CAAX endopeptidase family protein, producing the protein MKKLNWIPLFILSQVPLPLMILIPKIRGHVSYDGLDYLIFFVIFGLLFLATYLYARGLKIIPKFSKSYLDFKKIGIGFICLFLVSMVVNNLAGLLGTQETANQADLNSLLAGSPALIFAICTISAGFFEELVFRVGFFELLSPKNSKHAALLAIIVFTLMHGPTDLGSLLIYLSMSIVLTMLYYEYRNFYVNASVHALWNTMVTLLTLLYIN; encoded by the coding sequence TTGAAAAAATTAAATTGGATACCCTTATTTATCCTAAGTCAGGTTCCACTACCACTTATGATTTTAATCCCTAAAATCCGTGGTCATGTTAGCTATGATGGTCTTGACTACCTAATCTTTTTTGTAATCTTTGGACTTTTATTTTTGGCGACCTATCTGTATGCAAGGGGGCTTAAAATTATTCCAAAATTCTCCAAATCCTACTTGGATTTCAAAAAAATTGGGATTGGCTTTATCTGCCTCTTCCTCGTTTCCATGGTTGTTAATAATCTTGCTGGCCTTCTTGGGACCCAAGAAACTGCCAACCAGGCTGACCTAAATTCCCTTCTTGCAGGCTCACCTGCCCTTATTTTTGCTATCTGTACTATTTCAGCTGGCTTCTTTGAAGAGTTAGTTTTCAGGGTTGGCTTCTTTGAACTTTTATCACCTAAAAATTCTAAGCATGCTGCCCTTTTAGCAATCATCGTCTTTACCCTCATGCACGGGCCAACTGACCTTGGAAGTCTTCTTATCTATCTTTCAATGTCGATTGTCCTAACCATGCTTTACTATGAATATCGTAATTTCTACGTTAACGCGAGTGTTCACGCCCTGTGGAACACCATGGTTACCCTTTTAACCCTCCTTTATATTAATTAG